A single Thermoanaerobacterium sp. RBIITD DNA region contains:
- a CDS encoding helix-turn-helix transcriptional regulator, producing the protein MNGDIDLKEVGMRIREERERIGLTREQFAEAVGVSAMYIGHIRACSTCDELKDICADCKKPSCIS; encoded by the coding sequence GTGAATGGTGATATTGATTTAAAAGAAGTCGGAATGCGTATAAGAGAAGAAAGAGAGCGAATAGGATTAACAAGAGAGCAGTTTGCAGAAGCGGTTGGAGTCTCTGCTATGTATATTGGACACATAAGAGCGTGCTCAACGTGTGATGAGCTTAAAGACATTTGTGCGGATTGCAAAAAGCCTTCATGTATCAGCTGA
- a CDS encoding ISNCY family transposase produces the protein MHFSELLEEHENIKLSYSTIYRVLTQEGIKSTKKHRKRKSHHRRKRKPQKGMLVQIDASPHEYIIGGKSFTLHEAIDDATGEILALFFAPNECMEGYFEIIRQIVSKYVVPMSIYCDRHSIFVSPNSGKLSIEVQLEGKTVNLTQFERAMGELGINIIKANSPQVKGRIEKLWDTLQNRLPVEFKIHGIDTMEAANAFLSQFIVAYDEKFGVEPENPESAFRPLDSNINLDYILCVKEERTIIEGSAFSYKGKYYQLIKNGKKGSSYAQS, from the coding sequence ATGCATTTTTCTGAGCTGCTTGAGGAACATGAAAATATTAAACTGAGTTATTCAACAATATATAGGGTCCTGACTCAAGAGGGTATTAAAAGCACTAAAAAACATCGTAAGCGTAAATCTCATCATCGAAGAAAGAGAAAACCTCAAAAGGGAATGCTGGTTCAGATTGATGCTTCTCCTCATGAGTATATCATAGGAGGTAAATCATTTACTCTTCATGAGGCAATAGATGATGCTACCGGTGAAATTCTTGCTCTTTTCTTCGCTCCAAACGAGTGTATGGAAGGGTATTTTGAAATTATAAGGCAAATAGTTAGCAAATATGTTGTCCCTATGAGTATATATTGTGACCGTCACTCTATTTTTGTCTCTCCTAATAGTGGTAAACTATCTATAGAAGTGCAATTAGAGGGAAAGACAGTTAATCTTACTCAGTTCGAAAGAGCCATGGGAGAGCTTGGAATCAATATTATTAAGGCCAATTCTCCACAAGTTAAAGGCCGCATTGAAAAGCTATGGGATACGCTTCAAAACAGGCTTCCTGTCGAGTTTAAGATTCATGGGATTGACACTATGGAAGCTGCTAATGCCTTTTTATCGCAATTTATTGTTGCTTATGATGAAAAGTTTGGTGTTGAACCTGAAAATCCCGAGTCTGCTTTTAGGCCACTTGATTCTAATATTAACCTTGATTATATTTTATGCGTAAAGGAGGAACGTACTATCATCGAAGGGTCTGCTTTTTCTTACAAGGGTAAGTATTATCAACTTATCAAGAATGGTAAAAAAGGCTCCAGCTATGCCCAAAGCTAA
- a CDS encoding SurA N-terminal domain-containing protein, producing the protein MIKKKNIIIILTTIMALLVASILVAQSSNSWFLLGNNISKLKNDSTVVVAKVGDMEITKRDVETQMLFKKFQNDILNENASELQSSNNILSTQSLTKEDVLNDLINNDILYEEAQKEGLSISYDEAKKFMENTRDTMNAIISGKLKCANQKEAIDDINNFKEYIKGLGMSEDEYWNQSIKDYQRVLTVAKLKNKIISTLPENDRKDIDKINKYFDQYKNTLRNSYKVEILDNNL; encoded by the coding sequence ATGATTAAAAAGAAAAATATTATAATTATACTGACAACAATTATGGCATTATTAGTTGCATCAATATTAGTAGCACAAAGTTCAAATTCATGGTTTTTGCTTGGCAACAATATTTCAAAATTGAAAAATGACAGCACTGTTGTAGTAGCAAAAGTTGGAGATATGGAAATAACAAAAAGAGATGTTGAAACACAAATGCTGTTCAAAAAATTTCAAAATGACATTTTAAATGAAAATGCATCTGAATTGCAAAGCAGCAATAATATTCTTTCAACTCAAAGTCTTACTAAAGAGGATGTGTTAAATGATTTAATCAATAACGATATTTTATATGAAGAAGCACAAAAAGAAGGTTTAAGTATTAGTTATGATGAAGCTAAAAAGTTTATGGAAAACACAAGAGATACTATGAATGCTATTATAAGCGGGAAATTAAAATGTGCCAATCAGAAAGAAGCTATTGATGATATCAATAATTTCAAAGAATATATTAAAGGATTAGGAATGTCTGAAGATGAATATTGGAATCAGTCAATAAAAGATTATCAACGAGTTTTAACAGTTGCAAAATTAAAAAATAAAATTATATCTACGTTGCCGGAAAATGATAGAAAGGATATTGATAAAATTAATAAATACTTTGATCAATACAAAAATACATTAAGAAATAGTTATAAAGTCGAGATATTAGACAATAACTTGTAA
- a CDS encoding DUF1906 domain-containing protein: MGNGIHTATNVSNVLTCLKNQGKTFIGRYFAVTNTWKALTANEVQKISSAGLYIVSIWEDGPANSPSYFTYNQGKLDGDNAFNYAADLEQSADTPIYFAVDFDATTTQKQSILDYFKGINDGYLQYIYERQKAGEQVVHYKIGVYGSYDVLTWCKDQGIASYFFQAYAPGWSGGRNANP, from the coding sequence ATGGGTAATGGAATTCATACAGCAACAAATGTATCAAACGTTTTAACATGTTTAAAAAATCAAGGTAAGACCTTTATAGGACGTTACTTTGCAGTTACAAATACATGGAAAGCTTTAACAGCAAATGAAGTACAAAAAATCTCTTCGGCAGGGTTATATATCGTATCTATATGGGAGGATGGTCCTGCCAATAGTCCTAGTTATTTTACGTATAATCAGGGAAAATTAGATGGAGATAATGCATTCAATTATGCCGCTGATTTAGAGCAAAGTGCTGATACTCCTATATACTTTGCAGTTGATTTTGATGCTACTACGACCCAAAAGCAAAGTATTTTGGATTATTTTAAAGGAATTAATGATGGATACCTTCAGTATATTTACGAACGCCAAAAGGCTGGCGAACAAGTTGTACATTATAAAATTGGTGTTTATGGAAGTTATGATGTACTAACATGGTGCAAAGATCAAGGAATTGCATCTTACTTTTTCCAAGCATATGCACCGGGTTGGAGTGGTGGCAGAAATGCAAATCCATAG